One stretch of Methanoregula sp. DNA includes these proteins:
- a CDS encoding NAD-dependent epimerase/dehydratase family protein, protein MLFQEKKTDLKKIREKTILITGGTGFIGNHLVHELLHSCNVLVISRQKKIPHITTVNADITDISVLQNSLKKIDIDLVFHMAGSTNSPHHTKDPNFFSINAIGTKNVLELCRQKNIEQMVYSSTMEVFGDPLYTPVDEKHPKLPNTNYGVSKWMGEEYCRQYLSAYGICSTILRYSYVYGPGLPPYRVISRFIKNALDNKPLLLNNEGKDINDYIYVGDIVSANILAVTHAKAKNNNFNIGSGTPTSVVDLANTVIKLIGKGKTETISGMIQPAKNFVFNISKAQNLMKYNPVYSLSAGIKEQINDIIT, encoded by the coding sequence ATGTTGTTTCAGGAAAAAAAAACAGATCTGAAAAAGATACGGGAAAAAACAATCCTTATCACAGGAGGAACCGGTTTTATCGGGAATCATCTGGTCCATGAATTATTACACTCGTGTAATGTACTTGTCATCTCAAGACAGAAAAAAATCCCTCATATCACAACAGTAAATGCTGACATTACTGATATCAGTGTGTTGCAGAATTCACTAAAAAAAATTGATATTGATCTCGTATTTCACATGGCCGGAAGTACGAATTCACCCCATCATACAAAAGATCCCAACTTTTTTTCTATAAACGCTATCGGTACAAAAAATGTCCTTGAATTGTGCCGGCAAAAAAATATAGAGCAGATGGTATATAGTTCAACTATGGAAGTATTTGGTGATCCACTCTACACCCCCGTTGATGAAAAACACCCAAAACTTCCCAATACGAATTACGGCGTGTCAAAATGGATGGGGGAGGAGTACTGTAGGCAGTACCTGTCGGCTTATGGAATATGTTCGACCATTTTACGATACTCGTATGTCTATGGACCAGGACTCCCCCCCTACCGAGTAATCTCCCGGTTTATTAAAAATGCTCTTGATAATAAACCCCTGCTTTTGAATAATGAAGGGAAGGATATCAATGACTATATTTATGTAGGGGATATAGTTTCAGCGAATATTCTGGCTGTAACGCACGCAAAAGCCAAGAATAATAATTTTAACATTGGTTCGGGGACACCTACTTCAGTGGTGGATCTGGCAAATACCGTTATTAAATTGATTGGAAAAGGAAAAACAGAAACGATTTCAGGTATGATTCAACCGGCCAAAAACTTTGTTTTTAATATCTCCAAGGCACAGAATCTGATGAAATATAACCCGGTGTATTCTTTGAGTGCAGGAATTAAAGAACAAATAAATGATATAATTACGTAA
- a CDS encoding DegT/DnrJ/EryC1/StrS family aminotransferase, whose protein sequence is MYWDEDDISLVNNAIRSGMNWAAGPLISEFEQKIAEYIGSKYCLTFNSGTSALHAALLAHGIKPNDEVIVPSFTFIATANVPQFVGAKPVFADIERETFGLSPESVEEKISKKTRAILPVHYGGCPCKIKELREIADEHDILLIEDAAEAFGADIDGKMIGTFGDSAMMSFCQNKIITTGESGAMVTDSRDLYEKMKLIRSHGRLETADYFSTTATMDYISLGYNFRISNITAALGLAQMKKVDALIAMRRADASYYRDQLQKKVPVCKIIESPLHYHSVYQLFSILVEKRDELIHYLEKQGIMTKVYFSPVHQTHFYKNVLKYQDILPVTEQVASEIISLPFYPGITRGEINYVINEIEKFYGGN, encoded by the coding sequence ATGTATTGGGATGAGGATGACATATCACTGGTGAATAATGCAATACGATCCGGTATGAATTGGGCTGCTGGCCCGCTTATTTCGGAATTTGAACAAAAAATTGCAGAATACATAGGATCAAAATATTGCCTCACGTTTAATTCCGGGACCTCCGCATTACATGCAGCACTCCTTGCCCATGGTATAAAACCCAACGATGAAGTGATTGTTCCTTCCTTTACCTTTATCGCTACTGCCAATGTACCCCAGTTTGTCGGCGCTAAACCGGTCTTTGCGGATATCGAGCGAGAAACATTCGGACTCTCTCCGGAAAGTGTAGAAGAAAAAATTTCTAAAAAAACCCGTGCGATCCTTCCGGTTCACTATGGTGGATGCCCCTGTAAAATAAAGGAACTCAGGGAGATTGCTGATGAACACGATATTCTTCTTATTGAAGACGCAGCAGAGGCGTTTGGTGCGGATATTGATGGGAAGATGATCGGTACATTTGGCGATTCAGCAATGATGAGTTTTTGCCAGAACAAAATCATCACCACGGGAGAAAGCGGAGCAATGGTTACGGATTCAAGAGATCTCTATGAGAAGATGAAACTGATTCGGTCCCATGGCCGGCTTGAAACTGCAGATTATTTCTCCACTACGGCAACCATGGATTATATTTCACTTGGATATAACTTCAGGATCTCAAATATTACCGCAGCGCTTGGGTTGGCCCAGATGAAAAAAGTTGATGCACTCATTGCCATGCGCAGGGCAGATGCCTCGTATTACAGAGATCAACTGCAGAAAAAGGTACCCGTATGCAAAATTATCGAATCACCTCTCCACTACCACTCAGTTTACCAGTTATTTTCTATTTTGGTCGAAAAACGGGATGAGCTGATACATTACCTGGAAAAACAGGGAATTATGACAAAAGTCTATTTCTCCCCGGTCCACCAGACTCATTTTTATAAAAATGTCCTGAAATACCAGGATATTTTGCCGGTTACCGAACAGGTTGCCAGTGAGATCATCAGCCTGCCGTTCTACCCGGGAATTACGCGAGGGGAAATTAATTATGTCATTAATGAGATTGAGAAATTCTATGGGGGTAATTGA
- a CDS encoding UDP-N-acetylglucosamine 4,6-dehydratase family protein, giving the protein MKQYYEGKKILVTGGVGSIGSQLVRKLLAFDPAIIRIFDNNETGLFDLEEELSSIKIRTLIGDIRDKDRLTLAMDGIDIVFHTSALKHVPLCEYNPFDAVKTNVLGTQNVLEAALLNGVEKVINISTDKAVSPTNVMGATKLLAERLTISANYYSGNNRTVFSSVRFGNVLNSRGSVIPLFKKQIKKGGPVTITDKQMTRFFMDIPAAVNLILTAGEIAKGREIFILKMPAIRIIDLAQVLIEKFAHEFGYKPEDISLEFIGKRNGEKLYEDLMAEEEAERTYERNDMFLIIPHTLSLEDPLDPAITKGFKKTKKGSFSSKDAPLMNKDELRRILQGM; this is encoded by the coding sequence ATGAAACAGTATTATGAGGGCAAGAAGATCCTCGTCACAGGTGGTGTGGGGTCTATTGGAAGTCAATTGGTAAGAAAATTACTGGCATTCGATCCTGCAATAATCAGGATTTTTGATAATAATGAAACCGGTTTGTTCGATCTTGAAGAGGAATTGAGTTCAATTAAAATCAGAACCCTTATCGGAGATATAAGGGATAAGGATCGCCTTACCCTGGCCATGGATGGAATTGATATCGTATTTCATACGTCGGCCTTAAAACACGTTCCCCTCTGTGAATATAATCCATTCGACGCGGTCAAAACCAATGTCCTCGGAACGCAAAATGTTCTTGAAGCAGCGTTATTAAATGGAGTTGAGAAGGTTATCAATATCAGTACGGATAAGGCAGTGAGCCCCACGAATGTGATGGGCGCAACAAAATTGCTTGCCGAGCGTCTTACAATATCCGCAAATTATTATAGTGGAAATAATAGAACCGTTTTTTCAAGTGTCCGGTTTGGGAATGTATTAAATTCGAGAGGATCGGTCATCCCCTTGTTCAAAAAGCAAATTAAAAAGGGCGGTCCTGTAACAATTACTGACAAACAAATGACCCGGTTTTTTATGGATATCCCTGCTGCGGTCAACCTGATTCTGACTGCCGGGGAAATCGCAAAAGGAAGGGAGATTTTTATTCTCAAGATGCCCGCTATTAGAATAATTGATCTTGCTCAAGTGTTAATCGAAAAATTTGCTCATGAGTTCGGTTATAAACCGGAGGATATCTCTCTGGAATTTATTGGAAAGCGCAATGGTGAGAAATTATATGAAGATCTCATGGCTGAAGAGGAAGCAGAACGGACATACGAACGAAACGACATGTTTCTGATTATACCTCATACATTGTCATTAGAAGATCCGTTGGATCCTGCTATAACTAAAGGTTTTAAAAAGACTAAAAAAGGCAGTTTCTCATCAAAGGATGCGCCCCTTATGAATAAGGATGAATTACGGAGAATATTACAAGGTATGTAA
- a CDS encoding SDR family oxidoreductase, which produces MKLVKELMDLSGRVAIVTGGAGHIGSAICDALAENGARIVIIDCNKESCNEKCEQIMRDYDVDSLSIVMDLTDEKKLRDIPKIVLKKFGSLDILVNCAALVGTSSLKGWGVKFQEQDADTWRLALEVNLTVPFILTQACSQALIQSRHGSIINISSIYGIQGPDMHIYDGTSMGNPAAYAASKGGLIQLTRWLATVLAPHVRSNAITLGGVYRNQNESFHSKYVKKTPLQRMAIEEDIKGAAMYLASDLSSYVTGHNLVLDGGFTVW; this is translated from the coding sequence ATGAAATTAGTAAAAGAATTGATGGATTTGTCTGGCCGTGTAGCCATTGTTACCGGGGGTGCAGGACATATCGGTTCTGCAATCTGCGATGCATTAGCAGAAAATGGTGCTCGTATTGTCATTATTGATTGCAATAAGGAATCATGTAATGAAAAATGTGAACAGATCATGCGGGATTATGATGTGGACTCTCTTTCTATCGTTATGGATCTGACCGATGAAAAAAAACTGCGAGATATTCCAAAAATTGTCTTAAAAAAATTCGGGTCTCTTGATATTTTAGTGAATTGTGCAGCGCTTGTCGGTACTTCATCATTGAAAGGATGGGGAGTGAAATTTCAGGAGCAGGATGCTGATACGTGGAGGTTAGCACTTGAAGTAAATCTTACTGTTCCGTTTATTCTAACCCAAGCCTGTTCTCAAGCCCTGATCCAATCACGTCATGGTTCAATAATTAACATCAGTTCAATTTACGGTATACAAGGCCCGGATATGCATATCTATGATGGCACATCCATGGGGAATCCTGCAGCATATGCTGCGAGTAAGGGGGGACTTATTCAGCTGACGCGATGGCTGGCCACGGTACTAGCTCCGCATGTGCGTTCAAATGCTATAACCTTGGGAGGGGTTTACAGAAATCAAAATGAGTCATTTCATTCAAAATACGTGAAAAAAACCCCTTTGCAGCGAATGGCAATAGAGGAGGACATAAAAGGTGCTGCAATGTACCTTGCAAGTGATTTGTCATCTTATGTCACCGGTCATAATCTTGTTCTTGATGGCGGATTTACGGTTTGGTAA
- a CDS encoding acylneuraminate cytidylyltransferase family protein encodes MTQNIVGFIFARGGSKGVPRKNIRHLAGKPLIAYAIQTALNSKYINRIIVSTDDHEIAKIAKEYGADVPFMRPYELAGDTSPEWLSWQHAIKMIECETNEKIDVFVSIPTTAPLRSTEDIDACITKLLNNEADIVVTIKKAERSPYFNMVRCDEMGYAHLVIPLEKVMHCRQDAPAVYDMTTVAYAARPEFVMNTKSIFEGKVLAVEIPPERALDIDTELDFAIAEFLMRKKTNKHTGE; translated from the coding sequence ATGACACAGAATATAGTAGGATTTATTTTTGCCAGGGGGGGATCTAAGGGGGTTCCGCGAAAAAATATCCGCCATTTAGCCGGAAAACCCCTCATAGCTTATGCCATCCAGACCGCTCTAAATAGCAAGTATATCAACAGGATTATTGTCTCTACCGATGATCATGAAATTGCAAAAATTGCCAAAGAGTATGGTGCAGATGTTCCGTTCATGAGGCCCTACGAACTTGCCGGGGATACATCTCCGGAATGGCTATCCTGGCAACATGCAATAAAAATGATAGAATGTGAAACAAATGAAAAAATTGACGTTTTTGTAAGCATTCCAACGACTGCTCCCCTCCGCTCAACTGAAGACATCGATGCTTGTATAACTAAACTCCTTAATAACGAAGCAGATATTGTAGTTACAATAAAAAAAGCAGAAAGAAGCCCGTACTTTAATATGGTGAGATGTGATGAAATGGGATATGCCCACCTCGTGATTCCGCTGGAAAAAGTAATGCACTGTCGACAGGACGCCCCTGCGGTATACGATATGACAACAGTCGCATATGCTGCCCGGCCCGAATTCGTTATGAATACAAAGAGTATTTTTGAGGGAAAGGTTTTGGCTGTCGAGATTCCTCCGGAACGGGCATTGGACATTGATACGGAACTTGATTTTGCAATCGCAGAATTTCTTATGAGAAAAAAAACAAATAAACACACCGGTGAATGA
- a CDS encoding Gfo/Idh/MocA family oxidoreductase, producing MRVLLVGLGSIGRRHLSNIKKNDPSAEIIVWHLQSKKNELRENINDVNKVAYSFDEAIREKPDVAFITCPSSLHISIAIMLAQEGIDLFIEKPISSNLVDVENFLRIGKSQKIVIMVGYNMRFHRPLQLLKQKISEGAIGNPIGIHAEVGQYLPDWRPGKDYRQSVSAQKELGGGAVLELSHELDYARWLFGEVKSVSAQVDQLSDLEIDVEDSADIILKFSNNAIGNIHLDMVQRFPTRYCHVVGSEGLLKWDGTTDLVTMFSTKNNEWSVLHPGEKIDRNEMYLTEIQHFFECVNSRKDPLINGFEGKRVLEIALAALESSKEQRNVIV from the coding sequence TTGAGAGTACTGTTAGTGGGCCTAGGAAGTATTGGCAGACGACATTTGTCGAATATTAAAAAAAATGATCCAAGTGCAGAAATTATCGTATGGCATCTTCAATCAAAAAAAAATGAATTGAGGGAGAATATAAATGATGTTAATAAGGTCGCATATTCCTTTGACGAAGCAATTCGTGAAAAACCGGATGTTGCCTTCATTACCTGTCCATCATCACTACATATATCTATTGCAATAATGCTCGCCCAAGAAGGAATCGATTTATTTATCGAAAAACCGATCTCATCAAATTTAGTCGATGTTGAAAATTTTTTACGCATCGGAAAATCTCAAAAAATTGTCATAATGGTTGGATATAATATGAGATTTCACCGTCCACTACAACTATTGAAACAAAAAATCAGCGAAGGCGCAATTGGAAATCCCATTGGGATACATGCTGAAGTGGGACAATATCTGCCTGATTGGCGCCCGGGTAAGGATTATCGACAGTCAGTGAGCGCACAGAAAGAACTGGGTGGTGGTGCAGTATTAGAATTAAGTCATGAATTAGACTATGCCAGATGGCTTTTTGGAGAGGTAAAATCAGTTTCTGCACAGGTAGATCAGTTAAGTGATCTCGAAATTGATGTAGAAGATTCTGCAGATATCATTTTAAAATTTTCAAACAATGCAATTGGAAACATACATCTCGATATGGTTCAAAGATTCCCAACCCGATATTGCCATGTTGTAGGAAGTGAAGGTTTATTAAAATGGGATGGAACGACAGATTTGGTTACCATGTTCTCCACAAAAAATAATGAATGGTCAGTATTGCATCCCGGTGAAAAAATAGACCGTAATGAAATGTATTTAACAGAAATACAACATTTTTTTGAATGTGTAAATAGCCGTAAAGATCCATTAATTAACGGATTTGAAGGCAAACGAGTTTTGGAAATTGCACTTGCCGCATTGGAATCATCCAAAGAACAAAGGAATGTGATAGTATGA
- a CDS encoding radical SAM protein gives MKNKEKKVILGYINHHTIGRQNTYMPLGIGLIAAYAQSRFGNRFNIQLFDDPDAIFQEISRIQPDVVGLTNYCWNSELNRLVFKNAKKINPSVICIAGGPEFPSDLKECKEYLVNRPEIDFYCYAEGEIAFSNLLEKILENVSLDLLKSVPHENMMSINPSNGELVKGNYEQIQDLNIVPSPYIAGIMDQWFTGEYSPSIQTTRGCPFTCSYCWAGAQNPQKPRTYDLERINLELEYIAARMHKYPLVFLSIVDSNFGMYERDEEIAESLRKIREKYNWPNTFDASTGKSNYDRIFRVSEKLNSKLPISCSLQSTNPKTLSAIKRKNPPFDAFINLQAEIKKRGMRTVTELIVPLPYETKESFIEGMKFVIDNGVEILPFTLMLLKGTDIASQETRNKHKMVTKFRLIPRQFGEYDQQKCFEIEEVCVGTDTITFDEYCDIRGLCFIMSLYSHKQYDVVFRLITESGALMSDSILFLWDLIKNGKTGLSDLYFEYLEEVKSELWESPEDLKAFYSNEKNYKRLLIGELGDNLLRKYLTKARLEKFPESLDLAFHTLPLITNHPLTDEMVEAVGAAKEWMIATRNIGELLDNKFDWKSVKLLSLPFDVNSWYEAGSILKPLVTYKKTTKYQIGYDFIRMNNIFVQSSKIYGTDKTFMLGRMLIDYPVQDLWKICKPAS, from the coding sequence ATGAAAAATAAAGAAAAAAAAGTCATTTTGGGTTATATCAATCATCACACAATTGGAAGGCAAAATACCTACATGCCATTAGGTATTGGACTTATTGCCGCTTATGCTCAATCACGTTTTGGAAATCGGTTTAATATTCAGTTATTTGATGATCCAGATGCGATTTTTCAAGAAATTTCTCGTATTCAACCCGATGTTGTTGGGTTAACTAATTATTGTTGGAATAGTGAATTAAACCGTTTAGTGTTTAAAAATGCAAAAAAAATTAATCCGTCAGTTATTTGTATTGCTGGGGGGCCTGAGTTTCCCAGCGATTTAAAAGAGTGTAAAGAATATTTGGTTAATCGACCAGAAATAGATTTTTATTGTTATGCAGAAGGGGAGATTGCTTTTTCTAATTTATTAGAGAAAATTCTCGAGAATGTCTCGCTGGATCTATTAAAAAGCGTGCCCCATGAAAATATGATGTCAATCAATCCTTCAAATGGGGAACTTGTCAAAGGAAATTATGAACAAATTCAAGATTTAAATATTGTCCCTTCCCCCTATATCGCTGGCATAATGGATCAATGGTTCACAGGAGAGTATTCCCCCTCTATACAAACGACACGAGGTTGCCCTTTCACCTGTTCATATTGCTGGGCAGGAGCACAGAATCCCCAGAAACCGAGAACCTACGATCTTGAACGAATAAATCTGGAACTGGAATATATTGCAGCCCGTATGCACAAATATCCACTCGTATTTCTTTCAATTGTCGATTCGAATTTTGGTATGTATGAACGCGATGAAGAAATTGCCGAATCCCTAAGAAAAATAAGGGAAAAATATAATTGGCCTAATACATTTGATGCATCCACAGGGAAATCCAATTATGACAGGATTTTCAGAGTGTCCGAAAAATTAAATTCCAAGCTTCCTATTTCATGCTCGTTGCAATCAACGAATCCAAAAACACTGTCAGCAATTAAACGAAAAAATCCCCCCTTTGATGCTTTTATAAACCTTCAGGCTGAAATAAAAAAACGCGGGATGAGGACAGTAACAGAACTGATCGTTCCCCTTCCATACGAGACAAAGGAATCCTTTATTGAGGGAATGAAATTTGTTATCGACAACGGTGTTGAGATATTACCATTTACCCTCATGTTATTGAAAGGGACGGACATTGCATCGCAAGAGACTAGGAATAAACATAAGATGGTCACAAAATTCAGGCTGATACCGCGTCAATTTGGCGAATATGACCAGCAGAAATGCTTTGAAATTGAGGAAGTCTGTGTCGGGACTGATACAATAACATTTGATGAATACTGTGACATCCGTGGTTTATGTTTTATCATGTCGTTATATTCTCATAAGCAATATGATGTGGTATTCCGTTTAATCACTGAATCCGGTGCTTTAATGTCTGATTCCATCCTCTTCCTCTGGGATCTGATAAAAAACGGTAAAACCGGATTATCTGATTTGTATTTCGAATATCTGGAAGAGGTGAAATCGGAATTATGGGAAAGTCCTGAAGATCTTAAAGCTTTTTATTCAAATGAGAAAAATTATAAAAGACTCCTTATTGGGGAACTGGGAGATAATCTCCTTCGGAAATATCTCACTAAAGCTCGTCTTGAAAAATTTCCTGAATCATTAGATCTGGCGTTCCATACACTCCCCCTTATTACAAATCATCCGTTAACGGATGAAATGGTCGAGGCGGTTGGTGCAGCAAAGGAATGGATGATTGCAACGAGAAATATCGGGGAATTACTTGACAATAAATTCGATTGGAAATCAGTAAAACTACTTAGTCTGCCATTTGATGTTAATTCATGGTATGAGGCAGGATCAATCTTAAAACCTCTGGTAACTTACAAAAAGACTACTAAATATCAAATTGGTTATGATTTTATAAGAATGAATAATATTTTTGTTCAGTCGTCCAAAATCTATGGTACGGATAAGACATTCATGCTTGGCAGAATGCTGATTGACTATCCAGTGCAGGATCTTTGGAAAATATGTAAACCTGCATCATAA
- a CDS encoding class I SAM-dependent methyltransferase encodes MVSSQLNEKEQVTSIVYGDTFALYDEKSFDEFVPPLYTRLKNNGISTDVFKGKRCLDAGCGGGRGSILMAQCGAKEVIGVDFSSTNIESCRKRAEQKGFSNLFFYEHSLTELPFENESFDVIWCNGVLMHTIDPDKCLQEISRVLKTDGHMWLYVYGAGGVYWYMIDWIRKTLQDIDVKNCICELRIMEMPIRRIAEWIDDWFAGYLRRYTHDEVENRLKELGFVNTDRLKYGTIYDTSQRRLGAESIEIDLMGEGDLRYFCKKCRNSTGNKFSLPESPEGKGSLYTYSDSVTQLATCLEQLSKNLVRLESKRGHEISTYKVMVCRSVHSKVRSLLETEGPFDMNALHNHLNNLNSLIEENVY; translated from the coding sequence TTGGTATCATCTCAATTAAATGAAAAAGAACAAGTGACTTCAATTGTCTATGGTGATACTTTTGCATTGTATGACGAAAAATCATTCGATGAATTTGTTCCACCGCTCTATACGAGGCTGAAAAATAATGGTATTAGTACGGATGTTTTTAAGGGTAAACGCTGTCTTGATGCTGGGTGCGGAGGCGGAAGGGGATCTATTCTTATGGCACAATGCGGTGCAAAAGAAGTTATTGGAGTTGATTTCAGTTCCACGAACATTGAAAGTTGCAGGAAACGTGCGGAACAAAAAGGGTTTTCAAATCTTTTTTTTTATGAACACTCGTTGACCGAACTCCCCTTTGAAAATGAGAGTTTTGATGTTATCTGGTGCAATGGTGTTTTAATGCACACAATCGATCCTGACAAATGCTTGCAAGAAATTTCCCGCGTTTTAAAGACGGATGGACACATGTGGTTGTATGTTTACGGGGCTGGTGGAGTTTACTGGTATATGATTGACTGGATCCGAAAAACATTGCAAGATATTGATGTAAAAAATTGTATTTGCGAATTGCGTATAATGGAGATGCCTATTCGGCGAATAGCGGAATGGATTGACGATTGGTTTGCCGGATATCTCAGACGTTATACACACGATGAGGTTGAGAACCGCTTGAAAGAATTGGGATTTGTTAACACGGATCGATTAAAATATGGTACTATATATGATACATCCCAACGTAGGCTGGGGGCAGAATCCATTGAAATTGATCTTATGGGTGAAGGAGACTTGAGATATTTCTGTAAAAAATGTCGAAATTCAACCGGGAATAAATTTTCGTTGCCAGAATCCCCTGAGGGTAAAGGATCTCTTTACACATATTCAGATTCTGTCACTCAATTAGCAACATGCCTTGAACAACTGTCAAAAAATCTTGTTCGTCTTGAATCAAAACGAGGTCATGAAATCTCCACATATAAAGTAATGGTCTGTCGTTCGGTACACAGCAAGGTACGCAGTCTACTTGAAACGGAGGGTCCTTTTGATATGAATGCCCTTCACAACCATCTTAATAATCTGAATAGTTTGATTGAGGAAAATGTATATTAA
- a CDS encoding class I SAM-dependent methyltransferase, translating into MDMKIIPTIPPREFEVGFPEHRQIIKDCAYIDLEDDEQVTFTTCSGSEYDAVRKDWGFYATPSLNGRLVKYNLHAALCKNRIGFYFILLVEGGKKELFYEYLRLEKMDLVTWLDDPKKLEYIEEKCRNHQQPLRCPICGNNGLNKIFKYTSPPTGEIRFDFSSHHNYHREILQCCSCGHFISVHEMDESSLYSGDYVNANYRDDDGIRLSFTKIMNLNPEKSDNVGRVRNILEFTNSYFSSSPPVARIRSVLDVGSGLCVFLAKMKEAGWSCTAIDPDSRAIAHAVKNVGVRGICGDFLSINTNDKFDLITFNKVLEHVKDPEKMLSKSIQNISDNGIIYIEVPDGEFAAVEGQDREEFFIDHPHIFSFSSLLLMVKNAGLTPLKIERLQEPSTKYTLRAFVTPRKNQRYSGKNG; encoded by the coding sequence ATGGATATGAAAATAATTCCTACAATTCCCCCCAGAGAATTCGAAGTGGGTTTTCCCGAGCACCGGCAGATCATTAAAGATTGTGCCTATATTGATCTTGAAGATGATGAACAAGTAACATTTACGACATGTTCAGGATCTGAATACGATGCCGTAAGAAAGGATTGGGGGTTTTATGCTACTCCCTCACTGAATGGTCGTCTTGTGAAGTACAATCTTCACGCGGCACTCTGTAAAAACCGGATTGGTTTCTATTTTATTTTGCTCGTTGAAGGAGGGAAGAAAGAACTATTCTATGAGTACCTCCGTCTCGAAAAAATGGATCTCGTGACATGGTTGGATGACCCCAAAAAATTAGAATACATTGAGGAAAAATGCAGGAATCATCAACAGCCATTGCGTTGCCCTATTTGCGGGAATAACGGCCTTAATAAAATTTTTAAATATACCTCACCTCCAACAGGTGAGATCCGGTTTGATTTTAGTTCGCACCATAATTATCATAGAGAGATATTGCAATGCTGTTCATGCGGTCACTTCATCTCCGTACATGAAATGGATGAATCATCCCTGTACTCGGGAGATTATGTGAATGCGAATTATCGCGATGATGATGGAATCCGTCTTTCATTTACAAAGATCATGAATCTCAATCCGGAAAAATCCGATAATGTAGGAAGAGTACGGAATATCCTGGAGTTCACGAACAGTTATTTTTCCAGCAGTCCACCGGTTGCACGGATTCGCAGTGTTTTAGACGTGGGAAGTGGATTATGTGTATTCCTGGCAAAAATGAAAGAGGCAGGATGGTCTTGTACAGCCATTGATCCGGATAGCAGGGCGATTGCGCATGCCGTGAAAAATGTAGGTGTTCGAGGAATTTGTGGAGATTTTCTCTCAATTAACACCAATGATAAATTTGATCTTATCACTTTTAACAAGGTACTTGAACATGTGAAAGACCCGGAAAAAATGTTATCAAAATCAATTCAGAATATTTCTGATAACGGGATAATTTATATTGAGGTTCCGGACGGAGAATTTGCTGCTGTGGAAGGACAAGATCGCGAAGAATTTTTCATCGATCATCCCCACATTTTCAGTTTTTCTTCCCTTTTATTAATGGTGAAGAATGCAGGATTAACCCCATTAAAAATCGAACGTCTCCAGGAACCGAGCACAAAATATACTTTGCGAGCATTTGTAACACCTAGGAAAAATCAACGGTACTCTGGAAAAAATGGATAA